Genomic segment of Miscanthus floridulus cultivar M001 unplaced genomic scaffold, ASM1932011v1 fs_660_1_2, whole genome shotgun sequence:
tcacgaagacgctggcgtcggtcaactgaccggacgctgggtctgaaaccaccggacgctggcagggtgtgttcggtcaggctgacgtatagtgacgcagaagctggagtgtgaccggacgctgggctacgtCCAAtcacgtgtgaccggacgcatccggtcgaagaaatacgcctcgggtaccttactggaaacgatcagacactggggttcagcgtccggtcagttgaagctgctgcgtccggtccggtcaagtgaccgttggaatcgggacacgtggccatctgcgggcgatcggacgctgaggtccagcgttcggtcaacacgactggagcgtccggtcggcccgacttttgcccagtgaaggggtaacggctagtttagcccttggggctataaatagaagtggccttcggccatggcagGTGCAGAGCACCTTgggagactttgtgtccatgcttgagagtgcttgggagccctccatctcacacatacttgatagtgatcattcgattgtgtgagtgagcgattctagtgcattgcatcgtgaggttgcatcaagtggcactaggtgatcgagttgcaagccagtggtgcttgttactcttggaggttgccacctcctagacggcttggtggtggtctccgtcgaagcgcgcaagaagcttgtgcggcgctccggagaagtgctatgaggggcattgtgctcgccccgcgggagccacgaagagcaactctagtaaagcgtgtcattgagctaccctcactcaaggggtatgTTCTTGCGacgcccaacgtgcgggcttagcgggtgatgctaattagccaccgaaccaccaagtgagcggtcgacacaacgggaactaACGTGTTGGCAaatacgtgaacctcgggagaaaaatcatcgtgtcaaccttgttcttcccgttggtttgcatccccattacacaagcttgtaattacttttatacatattaagcttgtgtagttgctcttgtaattagatagcttgtgtagcttgctaattaccttcttgcttgtgtagcatagaagtagctcccttgcgtggctaattgggttttagtaaccttgttagtcacattgcttagtttgtgtagctaagtatttgcgctctctaattaggcattggttgccttgttattgagcattgctagtgagcatcgttagctttgtgcttttgcttactagcatgtgtaggagctttcttgttgcttaaaatactaatggcataggtttgtgtaaccttgctcttagaattgtttagaagagctctagctagtccggcaccttggttgcatatttgttatctttgcaaggtgctagtgaacatatatagtggggtatagtcttggctagatcgatagttttaattccgtatttgtatcgattagccaacgcgattaagttttagaaaagactattcaccccccctcaagtcgccatctcgacccttacaactacatcgtccacaacgtatgccgagtttatagcatgttatgaggccacaaggcaggcgaattggctgaagaaattcatgtcCGGGttaaaagtggtagacgacatacataaaccactcaagttatactgcatTAATAATCCAAcaatatgttatgctcacaacaataagtcaaatggtgctgccaaacacattgacataaagtattatgttgtgaaagacaaagttcgggatcatataattagtcttgagcatataaaacagaaaagatgcttgcagatccgcttacaaaaggcttaccacccagcgtgttcagagaacacctACCGGAATGAGTTTTAGGGAAAGCTTGTGATTtctggacaataagggcctagttaagaatgtgtttcaaaacagagaagtgcattgtagctgtttaatctaacgACAAccgaccgtgacgatgagacacgctctatgcactgatatgTGATGGAAtaagaacaagataaagtaagttaagtttaagtaatAATGTGAGATCAACGGAGAGATTGTTAGTGGTGATCTCTCCAGCTTGGTCCAACGGTTGAGTtaggccttgacctcgcgccctgatcggaggcgtccaaccctacatggttggtgggccccatcACACTacgctataaagagaggtggggactGGCGGCTCTCTTCACAAGGTTCACCGTGAGCAGCCACAGTCGCCCCACCGacataaccctaatccgatctagaggatACGCAACCAGTGACGGAAAGCTCCATCGTCTCGCCGCCACCGGACTTCACCGTCGGGACACCACGCCATCGCTGGACCACACCATCGGACTCTACAGCAACACCGACATCGCCATGGACGGCTCCAGCTCTTCCGCCAAGCTCTCCGACGGTCGGTGACGTCTCACATCCGCACCCCTCTCTCGTCATTGTTCATGTTCTAGGATCTTTTACCCCGAATAGAAAAGGTAgtacccgctagatctatggctaagATCCTGTTCTTTCTGTCAAAATCAACTCTAACAAAGGGAGGAAAGATAACCACGAAAATCTGATCTTTCTGGCCACCCAACTACACAAAATTTACAAACTACAGCACAAGACATCCTGCAAGTTACCCCTTCTTTCGATGTGCATGGCTTCTCGGTGAAATCATCTCATGAGCGGCGCCAGCGCTGCTGCTCCTCTTGCCATGCGAATTAGGCGGCGCCACCGCTAGTTTGTCGCCGGCCTTGAAGCTCACATCCTTGCGGGGCTTCGTCGCCGGTGATCTCCCCGTGCTCAGGGCTTCCTCCCCGCTCAAGATGGGCAAGAGGTACCACCAAATGGAGGTGCAGCAGATGGCGAACACCCTCCCGAACACCacgaggcacagcagcagcagcgtcaTGGCCAGCGGCCAGTAATGGCACGGCCTCATCATCTTCCTTCCCCAGGCCCAGGACCACCGCACGCCGCCGGCCTTACTCTTCTTCGCCGGCGGCACGGTTGCCTTCGCCTGCACCGCCACGGGGTCTTCCTTGGGGCTGGAAGGCTCCGTGGGCGGCGTCGACGACTGCGAGGCCGGCTTGCTGGCCTGCTTGCTCTGCTTCTTCTTGGCGCCGTCGGcagcctgctgctcctcctcgtgCGGGAGCTTGACGACGATGGGCACCCACCCTTTTTTCTCCGACTGCACGAACCGGACCATGAGATGGTCGGCGTCGACGTCCGAGCCGACGCGCCGCAGGATCTTCTCCCGCTTGGACTCCAGCTCGGACAGCACGACGGAGAACTTGTCCAGCCCCCGCGACGCGTAGGGGTTGTTGTTCTTCCCCTGCTTCGCCTTGCCGCCCGCCTTCGTCTTCGCCTTGGCGACCGGCTTcccaccgccggcgccggcgccggccgcgCCCTCCTCCTTGTCGACGTCCTTGAAGCTGCCCGTGCCACAGAACATCATTTCTCGCATACCGTTTGCGACTTCCCCCCGTGTCGGGGACGACCACGACTTTTTATAGAGCCTGGACGCTGGAGCAGCACTGCAAGCCTGAGCTGCTTGTGGCTTTTCGTCTCGCCTTGGCCTCGCCATCCATCCATCCGTGCCGAGTCGTTCGTCCGGTCTCTGGACTCTGGGTGGGACGACCAGGCCAAGTGAGGACGGCGCAGCCGCGCAGGGCAGCTCGCGCTTGGTCAAGCGTGGAGGGGCGAAGCACTATTCAATCCATTTCCCCTGTCTTGCTTGCCACGTTTGACTCAGTGATTAGTCCGTGTTTCCATTACCAAATGCAGGAATTTTCCAAGAGCATACCACGCTCCAGCTGACGTACGACGTTTCTTGTGCACTAGCCTATTGCTGTATTTGTTACCCGTCCAACTCATCCAACCGATTGGATGCTGCAGCAGCACGTTCGTTTTGGCTTATTCGCTCGTGCTTGAACAACGTTTTTCTCTCAAACCAAACCAGTCCGTAGTACTTTTAGCCCTGACTTATAATCCAATtcggccgaaacgaacaggccgaCTTACATAGTTAAGGTGAGAATGTGTTATTCTATATGTTCAGTTAATGCACGCATACAGTAATTAAGTCAGCAAGAATCAGCGAGATGAAGCACGGATAACCCATACGTATAGCTTGTCAGGACAAACTGTCCTAACACGCATATTTAATTCCATCATCCAGAAACGGCCACTGCTCGCTGGTTTTTTATTTCACGAGCGGCACGAGAGATGAGCATCGTTTTCACGATTACCACCGGTGCGTGCCAGTGATTAGTGATTACACACCTAACTTTCTGTGCAAGATTCTGATGTCCTCGTCTCTGACTCTCTGCAGTGCGTCCCTCCCGATCGGGCTGTTGACCTGCAGCTAGCCAGGTTTGATTGCTTGCCAAGGCGTGGACTCTGAAGGAGCCCAGCTTTTTTATATGCTGTAATTTAATCATCACGGCTCGTAAAGGTAAATAAGCGTGTGCTTGAACGGATCAAAGGCCTGCGACTCTTCCATGCAGTCTCCCGGTATGTATCATGCTCCTATATATTATTACATTCGGCGTCAGGTCAAATGAAAACAAGGGGAAGAATAGGTAAACCAGAGTTCGTGAGCTGAAGTAAGCTAGTTTGGATTTCCGTTGTGGTTAGGTTAACGAATTCTGTCATTTTCTGACTGATCAGTGGATAGGATGAAGATGAGAAATTTTAGTATAGTATATAGGATGTCTGAAGAAGAACAGTCGGAAACCTAACGCTGCCAAGCGTCAGTTACTGAAGAATGATGGCGGCTAAGGATCAGCGTGTGCAAGTATGCAACACGTAAAGAAAATCCACTGGCTGTCACCATCTGCTTACATTGGCTGTGCCTGTGAGAATCTCGATTATCATGAGGCTGCTTCCATCCATTGATTAATGGACTCTGATAGCCAGCAGATTATTCTAAAGTCCCGTTGGGCTTGCTGAATCTtaactgaaattggctgaaaaacactgttctggctgaattgtcgtgagagaaaaacactattctgactgaaaaaacaagtcgggctaaattgtcgtgagagaaaaacactgttccttcaaatatggggtaagccgaacagagcgTGAACCTTTTGGACGGACTGACGTCGTCGTCAGCACTTATTAGGAGTGAAGAGTTGACAGATGCATAATGCAGATAAGGTTGCTGTCCTTTCTTCACGCATGCCAGTATGCCACCATGCAAAGTCCTTCTGTTtgcctttgttttttcttttcttttcgtttTCTTGATAGACTAGTTCAGACATTGTATTCTAAACAGTTTATGTGCTGAGTTTGGATACTTGGAAATGATCTATAAAAGATaatagtaaatttgtattttgaAGGGAGTATAATAGTATATACTACCATGCAAGGCCGGAAGTCT
This window contains:
- the LOC136532564 gene encoding uncharacterized protein, which produces MREMMFCGTGSFKDVDKEEGAAGAGAGGGKPVAKAKTKAGGKAKQGKNNNPYASRGLDKFSVVLSELESKREKILRRVGSDVDADHLMVRFVQSEKKGWVPIVVKLPHEEEQQAADGAKKKQSKQASKPASQSSTPPTEPSSPKEDPVAVQAKATVPPAKKSKAGGVRWSWAWGRKMMRPCHYWPLAMTLLLLCLVVFGRVFAICCTSIWWYLLPILSGEEALSTGRSPATKPRKDVSFKAGDKLAVAPPNSHGKRSSSAGAAHEMISPRSHAHRKKG